The genomic window GAAGCGGCGTCGAAAGTATCGCCCTCGTGGCTCGGAGCGCATTTCTATCAGTATTCTTTTTGTAACCATGGGGTTATAATAACGAATCCGATACGATGGGAGAACCGCGTATGCGAGATCTGGGGAGCTCGGATCGGGAATCGGTATCGGCGAGGCTGCGAATCGCACTCGAGACGGTCGTCGGTCGCGAGAACGGTCGGACCGTCATCGAGGAATGCCGACGCTGCGGGACGGCACGCGAGCTGGAGGGCCTGTCCTATCCTGTCCGACCTGCGGCTGCGACGGCGTCGCGCGATACCGGATCGAGTAACGAGCGCGGTCGATCACGCTCAACGGGCCGTCACTCACCGCTGACCAGCGGTTCGCGATCCACCGTCGCGCGATCTCCCGTCACCCCCCGTCGAGTCGGCCGCTCACTCGAGGGGCAGGGCGCTCGTGTCAATCGCGTCCCGCCGGCCGTCCAGCACCGGGAAGCGCTCGCCGCGCCGCGACTCGAGCCAGCGGAGCAGCCGCTCGGCCCACTCGAGTTTGCGCGCTTTGGGCGGGTCGACGGCGGGGTCCTCGAGGTCCCAGCCGACGAAGACGAGCTCCGCGGCGCCGAAATGGTCGGCGAGGAAGGCCGCCCGGTCGCCGTCGGTGAACCCGCCGAAATTTCGGACCGGCCCGCGTGACGCGGCCTGCGTCGTCGGGAGGACGAACTCGCTCGCGTAGTCGGGGACGACGTCGCGAACGAGGGAGACGTTATCGCCGTGCGCGTGGACCGCGACCGGAATCCCCTCGTCGGTCAACCGGCGCGCAGTCTCCGGATTCTTGTCCAGGTCCGTCACCATGCAGTCGACGTCGATCCCGTTCGCTTCCAGCGTATCGACCGCCGTCGACGCCGCGACGACGACGTCGGCCGTCCGCGCTCGCTCGAGTGCCGACGGCGTCTCGAGCGAGGGGCCGGCGCCGGCGACCGCCACCGTGGCGTCGCGGAGGCTCGAGAGATGGGCGAGATCGAACTCGTCGGTCAGCGAGGCCAGGATATCGCGGGCTCGCTCGTCGCCGGTTCGATCGTAGCCGAAATCGCGAAGAATCGCCTCGTAGACGGGCTCCCACTCGTCGAACTCCATACTCGTACTGACGGCCGGAGTCCTATCCGTGTTCGGACTCGTCGGTGGCGGAGCGAGTTCTCGTCGGACCAGTCGAGTCGTCACTGGTCGACGTAAGGCCACAATAATTCCGTGTTGTGGGCCGGGAGTCGCCTCCAAAGTACCCCTACCCGGGAGGCCGCCCGGCGTCCACTCCCTCTTTTTGAAGCCTCCGCCATAAGCTTTCTCTTACTCAAGCATTGTAGCGAGCGACTCGCCGACCGAAGACAAGTCCCCGTCTTCGCGGCGAAGACGGGCTTCCACGGCCGAAATTCCGGCTATCGAACCGACGATCAATGTATGGTTATCGGTAGCAGAGTACGCGGATGCGTCGGCGTCGCTGACGATCGACGCCAGGCGGGCTCGGTCGTCGCGTCGAAGGCCCTCGACCTCGATCGCGAGGGAGTACCAGTCGTCGGCGATGTCGGGATCGACGCCTCGTTCGTCGAGGTGCGTTCTCAGCTCCCGGCTCGAGGCGACGTCCAGCCGCGAGACCGAGAGCGAGCCGTCGCTCGTCCGCGAGCGCTCGGTGAACGCGTCGCCGATCAGGGCCGCGTCGCGGGTCTCGGCGACGTCGTGCGTCCGGATCACGTGCGCACCGCGTTCGACGGCCATCGACGTCGCCGCGAGACTGACCGGCAGCCGTTCCTCGGTCTCGCGCCCCGCGATCTCGCCGAGGAAGTTCTTCCGGTTGATCGAGACCAGCATCGGTCGGTCGAGCGCGCGGAACTCGCGCAGTCGGCGGAAGGTCTCGCGGTCGTCCTCGAGCGTCTGTGCCTCGCTCCAGCCGCCGAAGGCCGGATCGACGATCGTCTTGTCGGTCAGTCCGTTCTGCTTGAGGGCTTCGTAGACCTGATCGACGTAGTCGGCCCGTTCGGCCCAGTCCGGCGACTTCCGCCGGGCCCAGTCGGTCTCCTCGACCGCGCCCGGGCGCTCGAGATCCGGCGGACTCGCCATCTTCGCGACGGCGACGTCGTAGTCCTCGCAGACGGCCGGCATCTCCGGGTCCGCGAAGCCGGCGATGTCGTTGACCATGTCGAACCCCTTCGAGAGCGCTTCGTCGGCCACCTCGGCGTAGCGGGTCTCGATCGAGAAGACGGCGTCTCCGGAGACGCTCTCGATCGTCTCCAGGGCGACGTGGAGGCGGTCGAGTTCTTCCTCGGCGGAGAGCACGTCGAACCGTTTGTTCGCCGACTCGAGGCCGATATCGACGATGTCGGCGCCGTCGCCGATGAGTTCCTCGTCGACGTACCGGGCCGCCTCGCCGGGATCGTCGTAGACGCTCGGATCGTAGGGGGACTCCTCGCTGACGTTCAACACGCCCATAATGCGGGGCGGATAGTCGTCACCGATCCCCAACCCCGCCGCGTCGACGTTGTGCATATCCGATCTGAGGAGAGGAAACGGAAATGACCCCCGGTTCCGGCGTATTCGGCGAACGGACGATACGGTGTCGTTTTCGGTGTATTGATCGCAGAATCGCTTTCGGCGCGCAACTACGCGGTCTCGTCCTCGTCGTCCTCGAGGACGGCCAGCCGCGAATCCCGCAGGAGCACCTTCTTGACGATCGAGGGATTCTCGAGGAGTCGATGTTTGGCGTGGGCGCCGCGGCCGCGGCCGCGACCCTCGCGCTCGGACTGGATCACGTTGAGGAAGTTCTGCTCCTGGAGGATCTCCTGTACGCGCCGTTCGGAGAGGACGTCGAAGTCGAGCTGGCGGGCGACCTCCTTGTACTGGTTGTAGATGATCTTCGTCGGGAACTCCTTTTCCGTGCTGTTCTCGGTCAGCAGCGTCAGCGAGTAGAGGATCGCCTTCGCCTGCTGGGGCGAGCCCTCGATCAGTTCGTTGAAGCGGTCGGCCTCGGTCTTCTCCTTGGCATCGCGGACGTGGTCTGCCGTGACGCGGGTCGCGTTCTGTTTCTTCGCGATGCGACCGGCGTTTCGGAGGATGTCGATCGCCTTTCGCGCGTCGCCGTGTTCCTGGGCCGCCAGCGCCGCCGTGAGGGGAATCACGTCGTCGGAGAGCACCCCGTCGTGGAAGGCGTCGCGTCGCTTCTCGAGGATTTCGACCAACTGGTTGGCGTCGTACGGCGAGAAGACGAGTTCGTCGCGAGAGAGACTGGATTTGACCCGCTCGGAGAGGTGATCGGGGAAATCGATCTTGTTCGAGATGCCGATGATACCGATACTCGAGTCCGAGATGCGTCGGTTCTCGCCCGCGCGAGAGAGTTTCCGGAGGACTTCGTCGTCCTCGAGCATATCGATCTCGTCTAGGATAACGATGGTGACGTCGGTGCAGTGATCGATCGCCTGCCAGAGTCGCTTGTAGTAGTCGCCGGTGCCGAGGCCGCGGTCGGGGACGGAGACGCCGCTCCGATCGGGTTCGTTGACGATCTGGGCGATCGTCTTCACGATCGACGCCTCGGTGTTCTGTTCGCCACAGTCGATGAAGGCGTACTTGACGGTGACGTCGTCGCGCTGCGCTTCCGAGATCACCCGCTGGGTGATCGATCGGGAGATGAGTGATTTGCCGGTTCCGGTCTTGCCGAAGATGAACAGGTGGTTGGGCTCGCTCCCGAAGATAGCCGGGTTCAGGGCGTCCGCAACCCGTTGCATCTGCTCGTCACGACCGACGATCCGATCCGGACCGGGCAGGTGCGTGATCTCGAGCAGGCGCTCGTCGGCGAAGACCGGATCGTCGTACCGAAAGAGCGGGTCTCGATCGTCGTTGGCGGACATTGCGGTACCCCGTGGCTTCCGACTGGATTGAAATAAAGGTATGGAGATCGCTCGCGGATGTAAATGCCGACTGACAGGCCGTAAGGAGCCCGTATTTATCCGTGTTGGCCGGTCTGACAGGAGACGGCGGCCTCGCGCTTCTAATCGCGGCGGCGACTCGGGCGTGTCAAACACCGACACCCCCGTCGCGGATGTAACGCTGGCATCGGTCAGCGGCCGAACTTCGAGCTGCCATCGTTGCCGGAAGAAACGGATATAGACATCACTGAGATGAGAAGAACCGGGCTGAGAGCCGGGGTAGCGGGTGATTTTGCCACCTGTGTGACGAGCGTCTGACGCTGAGGGGACACACACCCCCGTCGCGTTTGTAACGGGGAAGGTGGGGGAGGGGGTACAGAATTATCCCGGATTCCGACGAGATTCAGACGTCATCACCTCGAATTTACATCCGCGACACTGGTGTGTTCCACGAAGAGACCCCCACACCTAGATGGCGTTACAAACGCGATGGGGGTGTGTGTCCCCTCGACGGCTCGGACGGCGGCACTCACTCGAGCGCGGAACGATCCGAACCGAACCAGTTCGGTT from Haloterrigena sp. KLK7 includes these protein-coding regions:
- a CDS encoding orc1/cdc6 family replication initiation protein; this translates as MSANDDRDPLFRYDDPVFADERLLEITHLPGPDRIVGRDEQMQRVADALNPAIFGSEPNHLFIFGKTGTGKSLISRSITQRVISEAQRDDVTVKYAFIDCGEQNTEASIVKTIAQIVNEPDRSGVSVPDRGLGTGDYYKRLWQAIDHCTDVTIVILDEIDMLEDDEVLRKLSRAGENRRISDSSIGIIGISNKIDFPDHLSERVKSSLSRDELVFSPYDANQLVEILEKRRDAFHDGVLSDDVIPLTAALAAQEHGDARKAIDILRNAGRIAKKQNATRVTADHVRDAKEKTEADRFNELIEGSPQQAKAILYSLTLLTENSTEKEFPTKIIYNQYKEVARQLDFDVLSERRVQEILQEQNFLNVIQSEREGRGRGRGAHAKHRLLENPSIVKKVLLRDSRLAVLEDDEDETA
- the folP gene encoding dihydropteroate synthase, whose protein sequence is MHNVDAAGLGIGDDYPPRIMGVLNVSEESPYDPSVYDDPGEAARYVDEELIGDGADIVDIGLESANKRFDVLSAEEELDRLHVALETIESVSGDAVFSIETRYAEVADEALSKGFDMVNDIAGFADPEMPAVCEDYDVAVAKMASPPDLERPGAVEETDWARRKSPDWAERADYVDQVYEALKQNGLTDKTIVDPAFGGWSEAQTLEDDRETFRRLREFRALDRPMLVSINRKNFLGEIAGRETEERLPVSLAATSMAVERGAHVIRTHDVAETRDAALIGDAFTERSRTSDGSLSVSRLDVASSRELRTHLDERGVDPDIADDWYSLAIEVEGLRRDDRARLASIVSDADASAYSATDNHTLIVGSIAGISAVEARLRREDGDLSSVGESLATMLE
- a CDS encoding 6-hydroxymethylpterin diphosphokinase MptE-like protein, with the translated sequence MEFDEWEPVYEAILRDFGYDRTGDERARDILASLTDEFDLAHLSSLRDATVAVAGAGPSLETPSALERARTADVVVAASTAVDTLEANGIDVDCMVTDLDKNPETARRLTDEGIPVAVHAHGDNVSLVRDVVPDYASEFVLPTTQAASRGPVRNFGGFTDGDRAAFLADHFGAAELVFVGWDLEDPAVDPPKARKLEWAERLLRWLESRRGERFPVLDGRRDAIDTSALPLE